Genomic window (Streptomyces sp. NBC_00078):
CCTCTTTCGCGGCCGGCCCGGTGCGCCGGGCCCGTCCTAGCCGACCGGGTCCGCCGGATGCGCTGCCAGCAGCGGCAGCTGGGAGGCCAGTCGCTCCTCACACAGCTCGACGAGGCGGTCGTATCCCGCCTTGCCCATCAGCTCGGTCAGCTCCGCCCGATAGGACACGTACACCGGGTCGCCCGCGCCGTGCGCCGAGGTCGCCGACGTGCACCACCAGTGCAGGTCGTGGCCGCCCGGACCCCAGCCCCGGCGGTCGTACTCGCCGATCGACACCTGCAGCACGCGTGTGTCGTCGGGCCGGTCGATCCAGTCGTAGGTCCGCCTCACCGGCAGCTGCCAGCACACGTCCGGCTTGGTCTCCAGCGGCTCACGGCCCTCCTTGAGGGCCAGGATGTGCAGCGAGCAGCCGGCGCCGGCCGCGAACCCGGGCCGGTTCTGGAAGATGCACGAGCCCTGGAAGGGACGGGTCTGCCGGTCGCCGTCCTCGTCCTCCGAGACCCAGCCGTGCTCCATGCCCTCGTCATGGTTCTGCCAGATCTCCGGCGTGAGCCTCGCCACATGCCCGGCCACGCGCTTCTCGTCGTCCTCGTCGGAGAAGTGCGCGCCCAGCGTGCAGCACCCGTCGTCCGCGCGGCCCGCCTGGATGCCCTGGCAGCCGCTGCCGAAGATGCAGTTCCACCGAGAGGTCAGCCATGTCAGATCGCACCGGAAGACCTGTTCGTCGTCTGCCGGATCCGGAAACTCCACCCATGCGCGCGCGAAGTCGAGGCCCTTCTCGTCGGCTTTCCGGGCCTTTTTCGACATCGTCACCTGCTTCGGTGGGTTCACCTGTGACGAGCCCTTGGCGGACTCGGCAGACCCTGCCGACTTGTCGGCCTTCGCCGTTTTCGTCTTTGGCACAGGACCAGCGTACGGCTCCCGAAGCCCCATCGAATACGGAAGAGCGCCCAGCTGGCAGTAGCGTTCCGTACATGAGACTCGGTGTCCTCGACGTGGGATCGAACACGGTGCATCTGCTGGTGGTGGATGCGCACCCGGGCGCGCGCCCCCTGCCCAGGCATTCGCACAAGGCGGAGCTGCGCCTTGCCCAACTCCTCGACGAGTCCGGAGCCATCGGCCCCGAAGGGGTCGACAAACTCATCGCCGTCGTCCACGAGTGCCTGCAGGCCGCCGAGGACAAGGGCGTCGAGGACGTACTGCCGTTCGCGACCTCCGCGGTGCGCGAGGCCAGCAACGCCGACGACGTCCTCGCGCGCGTGCAGGCCGAGACCGGCGTCGAGCTTCAGGTCCTCACCGGCGCCGAGGAGGCGCGGCTCACCTTCCTCGCCGCCCGCCGCTGGTTCGGCTGGTCCGTGGGCAAGCTGCTCGTCCTGGACATCGGAGGCGGTTCCCTGGAGATCGCCTTCGGCATGGACGAGGAGCCCGACGCGGCTGTCTCCCTGCCGCTCGGCGCCGGCCGCCTCACCAACGGCTGGCTCCCCGGCGATCCGCCCGATCCGGAGTCCATAAGGGCACTGCGCCGGCACGTACGCGCCCAGATCGCCCGCACGGTGGGCGAGTTCACCCGCTTCGGCGCCCCGGATCATGTCGTGGCCACGTCGAAGACGTTCAAGCAACTGGCGCGCATCGCCGGGGCGGCACGGTCCACGGAGGGCCTGTACGTCCAGCGCGACCTGAAGCGCGAGTCGCTGGAGGCCTGGGTCCCCCAGCTCGCGGGCATGTCGGCGGCCCAGCGGGCCGAACTCCCCGGGGTCTCGGAGGGCCGAGCGGGCCAGCTCCTCGCCGGCGCCCTGGTGGCCGAGGGCGCCATGGACCTGTTCGGTGTGGAGAGCCTGGAAATCTGCCCGTGGGCCCTGAGGGAGGGCGTGATCCTGCGCCGGCTGGATCACATGGGGTCGGCGTAGGCGCCCCAACGGGGCGTGGGGCTGTGACACTTCGCGGCCGCGCCGCGGGGCGCGAGCGACCACAGTCCACCCCCACTCGCCCGTGGTGAATCCCACAACGGCGAAGAGGCGGGCGGCCCCCAGCCCATCGCACCCCGTAACCTGTCGGCATGGCGGAGCCAGTCGTGCGCATCCCGGATGCGAAGGTCGCGCTGTCCACGGCCTCGGTGTACCCGGAGTCCACGGCGACGGCCTTCGAGATCGCCGCGCGCCTCGGGTATGACGGGGTCGAGGTCATGGTGTGGACCGACCCGGTCAGCCAGGACATCGACGCACTGCGCAGACTCAGTGACTACCACCGGATCCCGGTCCTGGCCGTGCACGCCCCCTGCCTGCTCATCACGCAACGGGTCTGGTCCACCGACCCGTGGGCCAAGCTCCAGCGCGCACGGGCGGCGGCGGAGAAGCTGGGGGCGACCACGGTCGTCGTGCACCCCCCTTTCCGCTGGCAGCGCCAGTACGCCCGCGACTTCGTGAGCGGCATCTGGCGCATGGCGAACGAGACGGACGTACGTTTCGCCGTCGAGAACATGTACCCCTGGCGCTACCGCGACCGCGAGATGCTCGCGTACGCCCCCGACTGGGACGTGACGAAGGAGGACTACCGCCACTTCACGATCGACCTCAGTCACAGCGCGACGGCCCGCTCCGACGCGATGCACATGGTCGACCGCATGGGCGACCGTCTCGGCCATGTCCATCTGGCCGACGGCAGGGGATCGGCCAAGGACGAGCATCTCGTCCCCGGGCGCGGCACCCAGCCCTGCGCCGAACTGCTGGAGCGTCTCGCCCTGACCGGCTTCGACGGCCACGTCGTCATCGAGGTGAACACCCGGCGCGCGATGTCCGGCGCGGAACGCGAGGCCGATCTGGCGGAGGCGCTGGCCTTCACGCGCCTTCATCTGGCGTCCGCGGTCAAGGTGCCCCGGCGGTGACCGAGGCGCCCGACCCGACAGCACGGCGCCGGGGACGTCGTACACGCACGGAGTCCGCCGGCACCCGTGACCGCATCCTGGTGGTCGCCCGCGAGGAGTTCTCCGAACGCGGATACGAGAAGACGTCGGTACGGGGCATCGCGAAGGCGGCCGGTGTGGACTCGGCGCTGGTGCACCACTACTTCGGCACCAAGGAGCAGGTCTTCGAGGCGGCGATCGAGGTCGCCTTCGCGCCCGCCCTGAACGCGCCGGAGGCACTCGCAGACGGCCCGCCGGCCGAGGTCGGAGAGCGGTTCACCCGCTTCATCTTCGGCATCTGGGAGAACCCCACCACCCGTACGCCCCTGCTGGCGATCGTGCGCTCCGCCGTGAACAACGAGGCCGCGGCCGCCGTCTTCCGCCGGCTGATCGCCTCCCAGCTGCTGCGCCGCATCGCCCCCCAGCTGGATCTGCCGGACGCGGAGCTGCGGGCCGAGCTGGCGGCCGCGCAACTCGTGGGATGCGCGATGCTGCGCTATGTGATCAAGGTTGAACCGCTGGCGTCGGCAGATGTCGAACAGATCATCGCGCGGGTGGCACCGGTGGTGCACGGGCATCTGACCGGGCCCTGACCGCCTCAGGTCCGTCAGGTCCGTCTCCGTCCGGGTCCGTCTCCGGCCCGTATCGGGCCGGTCCGTGACCTCTGAACGAGACGTGCATCCCGCATTCCGGACGCGGTGTCCATCCCTTGGAGCAACGGGCGTACGCTCGACTCAGTCACAACTCTCCGAAGGAGCGAGCGACGATGCCCGAGCTGAGGTCCCGCACAGTCACCCACGGCCGCAACATGGCGGGCGCCCGCGCCCTTATGCGCGCCTCCGGTGTACCCGGCGCGGACATCGGCCGCAAGCCGATCATCGCGGTGGCCAACTCCTTCACGGAGTTCGTGCCGGGCCACACCCACCTGCAGCCGGTCGGCCGGATCGTCAGTGAGGCGATCGTCGAGGCCGGCGGCATCCCGCGCGAGTTCAACACGATCGCCGTCGACGACGGCATCGCGATGGGACACGGGGGGATGCTCTACTCGCTCCCCTCCCGCGACCTGATCGCCGACAGCGTGGAGTACATGGTCGAGGCGCACTGCGCCGACGCCCTGATCTGCATCTCCAACTGCGACAAGATCACCCCGGGCATGCTGAACGCGGCCCTGCGTCTGAACATCCCCACGGTCTTCGTCTCCGGCGGCCCGATGGAGTCCGGCCGCGCGACGCTCGTCGACGGCACGGTCCGTACGCTCGACCTGGTCGACGCGATCTCCGACGCCGTGAACGACAAGATCTCGGACGAGGACATCCTCCGTATCGAGGAGAACGCCTGTCCGACCTGCGGCTCCTGCTCCGGCATGTTCACCGCCAACTCGATGAACTGCCTCACGGAGGCCATCGGCCTCTCGCTCCCCGGCAACGGCTCGGTCCTGGCCACCCACACGGCCCGTAAGCAGCTGTACGTCGACGCGGCCCGCACGGTCATGGACGTCACCCGCCGCTACTACGAGCAGGACGACGAGACGGTCCTGCCGCGCAACGTCGCCACCATCGCGGCCTTCGAGAACGCGATGGCCCTGGACATCGCGATGGGCGGCTCCACCAACACGATCCTGCACCTGCTGGCGGCGGCCCAGGAGGCGGGCGTCCCCTTCGGCCTGGAGGAGATCAACGCGGTCTCGCGCCGCGTGCCGTGCCTCGCGAAGGTCGCCCCGAACGTCGCCAAGAACCGCACGTACTACATGGAGGACGTGCACCGCGCGGGCGGCATCCCGGCCCTGCTGGGGGAACTGCACCGGGCCGGCCTCCTGAACGAGGACGTGCACTCGGTCCACAGCCCCTCCCTCGCGGACTGGCTGAAGACATGGGACGTGCGCGGCGGCTCCCCGTCGCCGAAGGCGCTGGAACTGTGGCACGCGGCCCCGGGCTGCGTCCGCTCCGCCGAGGCCTTCTCGCAGTCCGAGCGCTGGGAGGCGCTGGACGAGGACGCGGCCGAGGGCTGCATCCGCTCCGCGGAGCACGCCTACTCGAAGGACGGCGGCCTGGCGGTCCTCAGGGGCAACCTGGCGGTCGACGGCTGCGTCGTGAAGACCGCCGGCGTCGACGAGTCGATCTGGACCTTCGAGGGCCCGGCGGTCGTCTGCGAGTCGCAGGAGGAGGCCGTCGAGAAGATCCTCAACAAGCAGGTGACCGACGGCGACGTGGTGGTCATCCGCTACGAGGGCCCCAAGGGCGGCCCCGGCATGCAGGAGATGCTCTACCCGACGTCCTTCCTCAAGGGCCGCGGCCTCGGCAAGACCTGCGCACTGATCACGGACGGCCGTTTCTCCGGCGGCACGTCGGGCCTGTCCATCGGCCACGCCTCCCCGGAGGCGGCGTCCGGCGGCACCATCGCGCTGGTCCAGGACGGCGACCGCATCCGCATCGACATCCCGAACCGCACGATCGAGCTTCTGGTCGACGACGCCGAACTCGCCCGTCGCGAGCAGGCGTTGGGCGGCGTGTACGCCCCGAAGAACCGCGAGCGCAAGGTGTCGGCGGCGCTGCGGGCCTACGCGGCGATGGCCACCAGCGCGGACAAGGGCGCGGTGCGGGACGTGTCGAAGCTGGGCTGAGCGTTCAGCTGGGCTGAGCGTCAGGCTGAGGATTTCCGGGCGGGCCGTCTCTTCGGGGGCGGCCCGCCCTTGTGTCACCAGGCGGAGGGCTTGCGGGCGTCCACGCCGAAGACGGTGCCGTCGGGGGCGGTGGCGTAGACGTGGGTGCCGATGATCACGGGCTGGGGCAGGGAGGCCACGACCTGGCCCGAGTTCACGCCGAGGCGCGGCGGGGTCTGTCCGGCGAAAGTCCCCTTGCGCGCGTCCACGGCCAGCAGGCGCCCGTCGGCGGTCGTGACGTACACGTGGCGGGAGTCGGCGACCGGCTCGGAACCCCGGTTCACGGAGATCTCGACGTGCCACAACAGCTTTCGGGTGTTCATGTCGACGGCCTCCAGCGAACCGCCGGCGGCGAGGAGATGGACGACGCCTCCGCGCACGGAGGCCCGGGCATCCACGAGCGGTACCGGGAGCGCCATCCGGCGTGAGGTCCGTGAGGCCGGCGAGTAGCGGACGACCGCTGTCGTCGTGCCCGCGGCGCGGTCCATGGCCAGGAAGTAGACCGATCCGTCGTCGGCGCCGACGGGCGTGAGGTCGCCCTTCAGCCGTGCCTCCCACCGCACGTCGCCCGTGGCCGGATCCACGGCGGTGACCCAGGTGTCCGACGCGTCGGAGGTGTACGTCGTGTAGGCGAGGGGATCCCCGGCGAACGAGGCGAAGTAGGGATCACGCTGACCGGCGAAGTTCCGTTTCCATTTCGTGTGGCCCGAGGCACTGTCCACGCCCGTGACCGACGCGTCGGAGCCGGTGACCAGGAGCATGCCGCCGGCACTCTGCAGCCCGCTGTACGCGGACAGGGTCCGCTGCCAATTCTCCCTGCCCGAGGCGGGATCGAGCGCCGCCAGGCGCTCGCGCCGGTCCGTCAGCGGCTGGACGAGACCGCCCGACACGACCGGTGGTCCGTTCCTCGCCGTCTCGGCGACGGAGTGCCGCCACAGAAGGCTGCCGTCGGCCGGATCGAGAGCGAAGACGACCCCGCGCTGGGCACACACCAGCCGTCCCGCTCCGGACGAACACTGCGGCATACCCGCGTCGGCGGAAACAGGCTTCGCCTCCCAGCCGCTGAACGCGGCCTCGGGCGACCCGCTCCGTGTGGTGCTGCCCTCCGCCGCGGAGCCCGCGCCCTTCAGCAGCGGAACCGAGGCGAGCGCCGCGACCCCGACGACGCCGAGCGTGACGGCGGCCAGGATCCACTTTCTGCGCGAGTTCGGGCGGGCGGGCCGCCGCTCCGGCTCACCGACGGGATCGGGCCTCGGCACCTGTCCCGCGCGCTGTGCCGGTATGAACGCCTGCGTGTCGTACGAGGCCGCGACAGACCGCAACTCGTGCATCAACTCGTCCGGTGTGGGCCGGTCCTCGGGCTCCTTGGCGAGGCAACGCAGCACGAGCGGCGCGAGATTCTCCGGTACGCCGGCCAGGTCCGGCTCGTCGTGCACGACCTGGTAGGCGACGACGTACGGGCTGTCGGAGTCGAACGGCCCGCGCCCGGTCGCCGCATGGACCATCACGGACCCGAGCGCGAACACATCGGCGGCGGGGCCGACTTCGCGGGGTCTTCTGAACTGCTCGGGCGCCATGAAGGGCGGAGTGCCGATCAACTTGCCCGTCTCGGTCCGCAGTTCACTGTCCTTTGGCCGAGAAATGCCGAAGTCGATGACCTTCGGACCGTCCTCGGCCAGCAGCACATTGCTCGGCTTCAGATCCCGGTGCACGACGCCGACGCGGTGAATGTCGCGCAGTGCCTCGGCGAGTCCCGCCATCAGACGGCGCAGCTGCGCCGGAGGCATCGCCCCATTCCGCTTCACGTGATCGGAAAGGGTCGGACCGGGGATGAACAAGGTGGCCATCCAGGGCCGTTCGGCTTCCGGGTCGGCGTCCACGACGGAAGCCGTAAAGGCACCGCTGACCCTGCGCGCCGCGGCCACTTCCTGCCGAAAACGCCCCCTGAACTCGGGATCCCTGGCGAACTGGCCGTGTACGACCTTTACCGCGAGCTTCATCCCCGAGGTGCTCCGGGCCAGGTGTACGACACCCATGCCGCCCGAGCCGAGACATGACTCCAGACGGTAGTGCCCGGCGTATGCGGGATGTTCCGCTTCCGCGCCCGCTCCGGTGTTCTGCTGTGGCGCCATGGAACCACCCCCGTGCTGTTCTTCCGCGCGCGCGACGCACGGAGCCTAGTCGATGACTCGTACGAGACAGAGGCGGCTTGCTAGCCTTCACGTGCGAGTTACGTACATGTGTTTCATGGCGTGTTTTATGGGAATCATCGGGACCCCATGGCGTTCATGGGGTCCAACGGGGGAGGTTTTTCATGTCTGTTGACCGCGCAGAAGAGGCGGCAGGGGCCGGCGAGGCGATCGCCGCGGCGACCGTGAAGACGTATCAGGTCGCACCGGGTTTCCGCGTCAATGTCCGCAGCGGCCCCGGCACCAACTACACCGTCGTCCGCGTGCTGCCCGAGGGCTCTCGTGTGCCGATCTACTGCCAGACGCCGGGGACGAACGTGGCCGGCCCGTACGGCACCTCGAACATCTGGGACAACGTCAGCAACGGCGAATACATCTCGGACGCGTACGTACTCACCGGCAGCGACGGCTACGTAGC
Coding sequences:
- a CDS encoding sugar phosphate isomerase/epimerase translates to MAEPVVRIPDAKVALSTASVYPESTATAFEIAARLGYDGVEVMVWTDPVSQDIDALRRLSDYHRIPVLAVHAPCLLITQRVWSTDPWAKLQRARAAAEKLGATTVVVHPPFRWQRQYARDFVSGIWRMANETDVRFAVENMYPWRYRDREMLAYAPDWDVTKEDYRHFTIDLSHSATARSDAMHMVDRMGDRLGHVHLADGRGSAKDEHLVPGRGTQPCAELLERLALTGFDGHVVIEVNTRRAMSGAEREADLAEALAFTRLHLASAVKVPRR
- a CDS encoding TetR/AcrR family transcriptional regulator — encoded protein: MTEAPDPTARRRGRRTRTESAGTRDRILVVAREEFSERGYEKTSVRGIAKAAGVDSALVHHYFGTKEQVFEAAIEVAFAPALNAPEALADGPPAEVGERFTRFIFGIWENPTTRTPLLAIVRSAVNNEAAAAVFRRLIASQLLRRIAPQLDLPDAELRAELAAAQLVGCAMLRYVIKVEPLASADVEQIIARVAPVVHGHLTGP
- a CDS encoding serine/threonine-protein kinase, which translates into the protein MAPQQNTGAGAEAEHPAYAGHYRLESCLGSGGMGVVHLARSTSGMKLAVKVVHGQFARDPEFRGRFRQEVAAARRVSGAFTASVVDADPEAERPWMATLFIPGPTLSDHVKRNGAMPPAQLRRLMAGLAEALRDIHRVGVVHRDLKPSNVLLAEDGPKVIDFGISRPKDSELRTETGKLIGTPPFMAPEQFRRPREVGPAADVFALGSVMVHAATGRGPFDSDSPYVVAYQVVHDEPDLAGVPENLAPLVLRCLAKEPEDRPTPDELMHELRSVAASYDTQAFIPAQRAGQVPRPDPVGEPERRPARPNSRRKWILAAVTLGVVGVAALASVPLLKGAGSAAEGSTTRSGSPEAAFSGWEAKPVSADAGMPQCSSGAGRLVCAQRGVVFALDPADGSLLWRHSVAETARNGPPVVSGGLVQPLTDRRERLAALDPASGRENWQRTLSAYSGLQSAGGMLLVTGSDASVTGVDSASGHTKWKRNFAGQRDPYFASFAGDPLAYTTYTSDASDTWVTAVDPATGDVRWEARLKGDLTPVGADDGSVYFLAMDRAAGTTTAVVRYSPASRTSRRMALPVPLVDARASVRGGVVHLLAAGGSLEAVDMNTRKLLWHVEISVNRGSEPVADSRHVYVTTADGRLLAVDARKGTFAGQTPPRLGVNSGQVVASLPQPVIIGTHVYATAPDGTVFGVDARKPSAW
- the ilvD gene encoding dihydroxy-acid dehydratase — encoded protein: MPELRSRTVTHGRNMAGARALMRASGVPGADIGRKPIIAVANSFTEFVPGHTHLQPVGRIVSEAIVEAGGIPREFNTIAVDDGIAMGHGGMLYSLPSRDLIADSVEYMVEAHCADALICISNCDKITPGMLNAALRLNIPTVFVSGGPMESGRATLVDGTVRTLDLVDAISDAVNDKISDEDILRIEENACPTCGSCSGMFTANSMNCLTEAIGLSLPGNGSVLATHTARKQLYVDAARTVMDVTRRYYEQDDETVLPRNVATIAAFENAMALDIAMGGSTNTILHLLAAAQEAGVPFGLEEINAVSRRVPCLAKVAPNVAKNRTYYMEDVHRAGGIPALLGELHRAGLLNEDVHSVHSPSLADWLKTWDVRGGSPSPKALELWHAAPGCVRSAEAFSQSERWEALDEDAAEGCIRSAEHAYSKDGGLAVLRGNLAVDGCVVKTAGVDESIWTFEGPAVVCESQEEAVEKILNKQVTDGDVVVIRYEGPKGGPGMQEMLYPTSFLKGRGLGKTCALITDGRFSGGTSGLSIGHASPEAASGGTIALVQDGDRIRIDIPNRTIELLVDDAELARREQALGGVYAPKNRERKVSAALRAYAAMATSADKGAVRDVSKLG
- a CDS encoding Ppx/GppA phosphatase family protein, which codes for MRLGVLDVGSNTVHLLVVDAHPGARPLPRHSHKAELRLAQLLDESGAIGPEGVDKLIAVVHECLQAAEDKGVEDVLPFATSAVREASNADDVLARVQAETGVELQVLTGAEEARLTFLAARRWFGWSVGKLLVLDIGGGSLEIAFGMDEEPDAAVSLPLGAGRLTNGWLPGDPPDPESIRALRRHVRAQIARTVGEFTRFGAPDHVVATSKTFKQLARIAGAARSTEGLYVQRDLKRESLEAWVPQLAGMSAAQRAELPGVSEGRAGQLLAGALVAEGAMDLFGVESLEICPWALREGVILRRLDHMGSA
- a CDS encoding SH3 domain-containing protein, whose product is MSVDRAEEAAGAGEAIAAATVKTYQVAPGFRVNVRSGPGTNYTVVRVLPEGSRVPIYCQTPGTNVAGPYGTSNIWDNVSNGEYISDAYVLTGSDGYVASRCA